The window CGAGCTGCCCGTGCAGGCGCGTCTGCCCGAGGAGTACATCGACAGCGAGCGGCTGCGGCTGGAGGCCTACCAGAAGCTCTCCGCCGCCGCGACGCCGACCGCGGTCTCGCGCGACGCGGATGGCCGCGATCCGATCGACGCGGTGATCGACGAACTGCGCGATCGCTACGGCGAGCCGCCCGCAGAGGTCGACGGACTCGTCGCCGTCGCCCGACTGCGTCGCAGGGCGGCACGTGCGGGTCTCACCGACGTGGTCGCGATGGGGCCGAATCTGCGTATCGCGCCGGCGGACCTCCCCGACTCGATGCGGGTGAGGCTCCAACGCCTGCACCCCAAGGCCAAGCTCCTCGCCGGCGGCGAAGCGCTGGTCGTCCCGCTTCCTCGCGCGGGGGACGCCCCGCTCGGGGATGCCGAGCTGCTGGCGTGGGTCGAGCAGCTGCTCACGCAGCTGTGGCCCGACGCGACGGTCGACGCGGCGGCCCCGGCGACGGCCTGAGAATTCGTGGGGGCGATTCGACCACCAGGTCGTAGAGTCACCCCATGACGTCGGGCGTTCGCAGCCGGCTGGCCACGGGGGCCCAGGCGTTCGTCAGCAACGCCCGCAATCCCAATCTGCGACGGGCGCAGCTGAGCTTCCTGGGCGCGTGGACCGCGGAGTGGGCGTTCACGGTGGCTCTCGGGATCGTCGCGTACAACAGCGGCGGACCTCTCGCCCTCGGCTTGGTCGGGCTGCTGCGGATGCTGCCGTCCGCCCTCCTGGCTCCCGTCCTGTCTCCTCTGGCCGACCGGGGAAGACGCGAGCGGGTCCTCATCGTGGTCTCGGTCGCGCGCGGCGTCGCCACGGCTCTGGCCGCCGTCACCATCGCGTTCTCAGGACCGGTGGCGCTCGTCTACGTGCTCGCCGTGATCTCCACGATCGCGGCCACGCTCTTCCGCCCCGCCCACTCCGCGCTCCTGCCGACGCTGTGTCGGACCGGGCACGAGCTGGCGAGCGCCAATGTCGTGCGCGGGATGCTCGACTCGATCGCGACCCTCGTCGGGCCCCTGCTGGCAGCCATCCTGCTCGCGGTCGCCGACGTGTGGGTGGTGTTCGGTGTTGCCGCGGCGGCGTCGTTCTGGGCTGCGCTTCTCCTCCTGCGTCTGCGCTACGACGCGCCGGCCCGTGGGCGGTCCGCGCGTCCGGCGCTTCTGAAGGAGACCGTCGAGGGTCTCCGCGCGGTCAGAGGTGACGGCGGCCTGATGCTCATCCTCGGACTGGCCGCAGCGCAGTCGCTCACCCGGGGGGCCTTGACCGTCTTCTCGGTCGTCGTCGCGATCGAGCTCCTCGGACTCGGCGAGCCCGGTGCGGGGGCTCTGATGGCCGCGGTCGGGGTGGGGGCCGTGGTCGGATCGCTCTTCGCCTCCCTGCTCGTCGGCAGCGGACAGCTCGGGGCGTGGTTCGCGATCGGCGTGGCGCTCTGGGGGCTTCCGATCGCCCTCATCGGCGTCTTCCCTGCGCAGGCCGCCGCGCTCGTGCTTCTCGCCTTCGTGGGCATCGGCAACGCCCTGATCGATCTCGCCGGCTTCACCCTGATCGGCAGGCTCGCCCCGGATGCGGTGATGGCGCGCGTCTTCGGAGTGCTCGAGAGCCTCGTCACGATCTCGATCGGGGTCGGGTCCGTTCTCGCGTCGATCGTCATCGCGTGGGTCGGTCTTCCGTGGGCGCTGATCTCGATCGGACTCGTCTGTCCCGTCCTCGCCGCAGCGTCGTGGTGGCGGCTGCGGCGCCTGGATCGATCCGTGGGGGCCTTGGACGCGGACGTGAGTCTGCTGCAGCGGGTCCCCATGCTGGCGCCCCTGCCTCTCCCCGCCATCGAGCAACTCGCTCGGGGTCTCGACGACAGCGAGCTCGCCGCCGGCGAGACGGTCTTCCGCCAAGGCGACGTCGGGGACCTCTACTACGTGATCCGATCCGGCACGGCGGAGGTCCTCGGCGACGGACGACGGGTGGCGAGCCTCGGCCCCGGCGACGGATTCGGTGAGATCGCCCTTCTGCGCCGAAGTCGCCGTACGGCATCAGTCGTCGCCACCGAGCGGCTGAACCTCACTTCGCTGACCGCCGATCGATTCGCGACCGCCGTCCTCGGCTATGCGCCGGCGACCGCTCGTGCCGAGCAGGACGTCGTCGACCATCTCGCCCGCTTCTCGCCGGCCGGGGACCACGCGCACACTGACGAAGAGAGTCACGATCGATGAACGAAAAGCGGAGGATCGGATGACGACACGCAGGACGGCGTTGCTCATCGCCGACATCGGCGGGTACACCGCCTATATGGGCACGCACCGCATGAGCCTCGCTCACGCGGAGGTGAACACCGCACGCCTGCTCGACCGCATCGTGGCCGCCGCGCCGGGATTCGATCTCGTCGAGATCGAAGGGGATGCCGCGTTCCTCTCGCGACGCGTGGCACCCGAGTCCGACGCGACCCTCTCGGACGTGCTGCGCACGGCCGCCGCCATGCACCGGGCGTTCCACGCCGAGCGTGAGTACGTCGTCGCCAATCTCTGCCCGTGCGGCGGGTGCCGGGAGGCGAAGGGGCTGACGCTGAAGTTCGTGGCCCACGTCGGCGACGTGGCACTCCAGAGCATCCGGGGCCGGACCAAACCGGTCGGCATCGACGTGATCCTCCTGCACCGTCTGCTGAAGAACGATGTCTCGATCCGCGAATACGTGCTGCTGACGGACGATCTCTACGCCGGCGGCGCCGATCTCCCGGCTACGGCGACCGGGATCACCGCCGATCTGGAGGGCATCGGGCCGGTGCCCGCCCATTTCGTCGACGTCACGGAGCTCGACGCCGGACCGGGACCGTCCCGTCCGGGCCTCGGGGCGCGCCTTGCCAGCACGTTCTCCGCCGTCGGGCGAGGACTGCCCTACATGGTGGGCTCGAAGAAGCCGCGGAGGGACAGATCGCCGGCGGCGATGGGGTGAACGCTCACCCCGTGTTCTGGAGGCCTGCGGCGACGCCGCTGACCGAGAGCAGCAGAAGGCGCTGCTGCTCGGGATCGGCAGGGGAGCCCGTCGCCGCGTCCGCCCGTAGCGCTCGCAGCGCCCGCAGCTGGAGCAGCGAGAGGGCGTCGACGTAGGGGCTGCGCATCTTCACCGCGCGCTGGAGCACCGGCTTGTTGCCCAGCAGCTCGGCGCCGCCGGTCACCCGGATCACCCACGCCCGTGTGAGCTCCATCTCGCTCATCACCAGCTCGGCGAGGTCGTCGCGGTCGCCGAGGTCCAGGTAGCGCCGGGCGATCCGGGCGTCGGCCTTGGCGAGGCTCATCGCGACGTTGTCGATCAGGGTGTGGAAGAGCGGCCACTCCTGATAGGCGCTCCTGAGCACCTCCTCGTCCCCGACGGCCTCCAGAGCCGATCCGAGGCCGAACCAGCCCGCGAGGTTGATGCGGGCCTGCGTCCACGCGAAGACCCACGGGATCGCGCGGAGATCGGCGAGGGACTCCACCGACAGGCCGCGCCGGGCCGGACGCGATCCGAGCGCCAGCAGTCCGATCTCCTCCATCGGGGTGACCTGGGCGAACCACGGGGCGAAGCCCGGAGCCTTGACCAGCTCGAAGAACCGCGCCCGGGAGGCCTGGTCCATGCGCTCGGCGACCTCGGCGAACCGCTCGGCGGCGCTGCGGTTCCGCACCTCGATCGAGGGCGAGGAAGCCAGCAGCATCGCCGCGACCACCTGGTCGATGTGACGCATCGCGATGGCGGAATCGCCATAGCGCGCGAAGATCACCTCGCCCTGCTCGGTGAGCTTGAAGCGCCCGTCCACCGATCCCGGCGGCTGAGCGAGGATGGCGGAGTTCGCCGGACCGCCGCCGCGCCCGAGGGCGCCGCCTCGTCCGTGGAAGAGCGTCAGCTCGATGTCGTTCTCCTGCGCCCACGCCGAGATCTGCGCCTGCGCCTGGTAGAGCGCGAGGGTCGCGGCGACCGGCCCGACGTCCTTGGACGAGTCGGAGTAGCCGAGCATGACCTCCATGCGCCGGCCGGTAGCCTCCAGCCGTGCGCGGAACTCGGGGTGCGTGACGATCTCGGCGAGGATCCGGGGGGCCGCCTGGAGATCGGCGAAGGTCTCGAACAGCGGGATGACGTCGAGCACCGGGACCCGACCGCCCGGCCCCGCCGCATGGCGGGCCAGACGGTGGACAGCGGCGAGGTCGTCGGCGGACTGGGTGAACGACACGATGTAGCGCCCCGCGGCCCTCGGGCCGTAGCGATCCTGCAGGAACAGCACCGCCCGGAAGACATCGAGCACCTCTTCGGCCAGCTCCGAGCGCTCCCCGCCCTCGTCCAGCTCGGCGAGGACCTTGGCGTGCACGGCGGAGTGCTGTCGCACCTCCAGCTCGCTGAGGTGGAAGCCGTAGGTCTGCACCTGCCAGATCAGCTGCTGCAGGTGTCCGTAGGCCTGCCGCGGCGCGTGCGCGGTGATGAGGGAGTCCTGCACCACCGCGAGATCGCGGTGCAGCTGGTCGGGATCGGTGTAGGCGAGGTCGGCATTGCGCAGACGGGTGGCCTCGATCTTGCGGGCGATCATGAGGAGGATCTGCCGGTGCGGCTCCTGCGGCGAGCGCGCGGCGATCTCGGCGGCGGCATCGTCGTCCTCGGCGCGCAGTCGCTGCCACAGTGCGACGGCCTCGGGGCTCGGGGGAGTGGTCGCGGCGTCGAGGGTCAGGGTCCGCCCGATCCGCTCGGCCGAGCGCTCGAGCCCTCGCAGGACGTGCTCGCTGGCGATCGCGGCGGCCTTCCTCGTGACCGAGGCCGTGACGAAGGGGTTGCCGTCGCGGTCGCCGCCCACCCAGGATCCGATGCGCACGAAGGGCCGCACGAGCGGCGCGGCGCTTCCCGCGCTCTCGGCCTGCAGGGCGTCATCGACCCGGCGGTAGACGTGGGGGACGGCGGTGTACAGCGTCTCGTCGAAGACGGCCATGACCGCTCGTACCTCGTCGGTCGGCGTGGGCTTCTCGTGCCGAAGCGGAGCGGTGCGCCACAGCGTGTCGATCTCCTCGAGCATGCGCCGGCGTGCGCGTCGCTCCTCGCTGCCCCCGTCGGGCGCGCTCTCGTGCTCGGCGAGGAGGGCGGCCAGCCGTCGGATGCTCGTCGACACCGCGCGGCGTCGCGCCTCGGTGGGGTGCGCAGTGAAAACCGGGTGGAAGCGCAGCGACTGCAGGCGGTTCGTCGCGGCATCCTCGCCGATCTCGTCGGCCAGCCGTCGGAATGCCGCCGGGATCGAATCCCCTTCGGCATCGGGGGTGCGGTCCCGCTCGCGCAGCACCCGCACCCGCTGGTGCTCCTCGACGAGATTGGCCAGGTGGAAGTAGCAGGTGAACGCCCGGGCGACCTCGTCCGCGCGGGCGACGGAGAAGGAATCGGCGATCTCCGCGGCGCGGGCGAAGGCCTCGTCGGTCTCGTCGGTATAAGCCTGGATCGTGGCGATCCGCAGGCGCTCGACGTCGTCGAAGAGCTCGGGCGAACCGCTCTCGCGCAGGACCTGCCCGAGGAGCGCGCCGAGGAGCCGGACGTTGGCCCGCATGGATTCGGGGATGCCCTGCCCTGCCTCGTAGCGACCGACGAGATCGATG of the Microbacterium invictum genome contains:
- a CDS encoding MFS transporter produces the protein MTSGVRSRLATGAQAFVSNARNPNLRRAQLSFLGAWTAEWAFTVALGIVAYNSGGPLALGLVGLLRMLPSALLAPVLSPLADRGRRERVLIVVSVARGVATALAAVTIAFSGPVALVYVLAVISTIAATLFRPAHSALLPTLCRTGHELASANVVRGMLDSIATLVGPLLAAILLAVADVWVVFGVAAAASFWAALLLLRLRYDAPARGRSARPALLKETVEGLRAVRGDGGLMLILGLAAAQSLTRGALTVFSVVVAIELLGLGEPGAGALMAAVGVGAVVGSLFASLLVGSGQLGAWFAIGVALWGLPIALIGVFPAQAAALVLLAFVGIGNALIDLAGFTLIGRLAPDAVMARVFGVLESLVTISIGVGSVLASIVIAWVGLPWALISIGLVCPVLAAASWWRLRRLDRSVGALDADVSLLQRVPMLAPLPLPAIEQLARGLDDSELAAGETVFRQGDVGDLYYVIRSGTAEVLGDGRRVASLGPGDGFGEIALLRRSRRTASVVATERLNLTSLTADRFATAVLGYAPATARAEQDVVDHLARFSPAGDHAHTDEESHDR
- a CDS encoding DUF2652 domain-containing protein translates to MTTRRTALLIADIGGYTAYMGTHRMSLAHAEVNTARLLDRIVAAAPGFDLVEIEGDAAFLSRRVAPESDATLSDVLRTAAAMHRAFHAEREYVVANLCPCGGCREAKGLTLKFVAHVGDVALQSIRGRTKPVGIDVILLHRLLKNDVSIREYVLLTDDLYAGGADLPATATGITADLEGIGPVPAHFVDVTELDAGPGPSRPGLGARLASTFSAVGRGLPYMVGSKKPRRDRSPAAMG
- a CDS encoding phosphoenolpyruvate carboxylase yields the protein MRELTRTEAIDLVGRYEAGQGIPESMRANVRLLGALLGQVLRESGSPELFDDVERLRIATIQAYTDETDEAFARAAEIADSFSVARADEVARAFTCYFHLANLVEEHQRVRVLRERDRTPDAEGDSIPAAFRRLADEIGEDAATNRLQSLRFHPVFTAHPTEARRRAVSTSIRRLAALLAEHESAPDGGSEERRARRRMLEEIDTLWRTAPLRHEKPTPTDEVRAVMAVFDETLYTAVPHVYRRVDDALQAESAGSAAPLVRPFVRIGSWVGGDRDGNPFVTASVTRKAAAIASEHVLRGLERSAERIGRTLTLDAATTPPSPEAVALWQRLRAEDDDAAAEIAARSPQEPHRQILLMIARKIEATRLRNADLAYTDPDQLHRDLAVVQDSLITAHAPRQAYGHLQQLIWQVQTYGFHLSELEVRQHSAVHAKVLAELDEGGERSELAEEVLDVFRAVLFLQDRYGPRAAGRYIVSFTQSADDLAAVHRLARHAAGPGGRVPVLDVIPLFETFADLQAAPRILAEIVTHPEFRARLEATGRRMEVMLGYSDSSKDVGPVAATLALYQAQAQISAWAQENDIELTLFHGRGGALGRGGGPANSAILAQPPGSVDGRFKLTEQGEVIFARYGDSAIAMRHIDQVVAAMLLASSPSIEVRNRSAAERFAEVAERMDQASRARFFELVKAPGFAPWFAQVTPMEEIGLLALGSRPARRGLSVESLADLRAIPWVFAWTQARINLAGWFGLGSALEAVGDEEVLRSAYQEWPLFHTLIDNVAMSLAKADARIARRYLDLGDRDDLAELVMSEMELTRAWVIRVTGGAELLGNKPVLQRAVKMRSPYVDALSLLQLRALRALRADAATGSPADPEQQRLLLLSVSGVAAGLQNTG